Proteins from a single region of Pseudopedobacter saltans DSM 12145:
- a CDS encoding DUF1735 domain-containing protein, protein MKIHKYSKYKLFAFLAFLSSACQQETIEGPKATGNEPYKVYFLNADAPNGVINAVDKTAMEIDAEAKTANFPLQIFRGGQAGSEPFTVDVEIDNSTIPALIQSGALPANTIALDASTYTFDTKTALSVTNDMMKGSATPKVNIGKLGPYAGKNVALGFKLKSTSRYTINETKNKVVMYFEVNKIAGPIYFPVSQSSNPGKLDLMTTTYSVNNTANEVTFNIPVQRAGVANLGTFTVDVTVDNSIIAGASLPANTVALDPADYSLENKVNMNLTTGVVQGNIRPKIKISSLDKYSGKIVALGLKLANASQFTIDPSKDKAVVYFNADALLDDVVPPTNQIVNSAWQILKISNNDNVKFTVNGDGSVLATGGNSGHQGIYQAIQVKAGRKYKIDMRVKGSGTTDTWFEVYVGTPAPVQLSDYSSGGNLMGLNTWSGCGKSPFDGQLSAIACSGATPKGVFTASATGTMYVVIRSGGANLGADGITITNIDLRRIP, encoded by the coding sequence ATGAAAATCCATAAATATTCGAAATATAAATTGTTTGCATTCCTGGCGTTTTTAAGCTCGGCTTGTCAGCAGGAAACTATTGAAGGACCTAAGGCAACAGGAAATGAACCCTATAAGGTTTATTTCTTAAATGCTGATGCACCAAATGGGGTGATTAATGCTGTGGACAAGACTGCTATGGAAATAGATGCTGAAGCAAAGACAGCGAATTTTCCTTTGCAAATTTTTAGAGGTGGCCAGGCAGGTTCGGAACCCTTTACTGTTGATGTAGAAATAGATAATAGCACTATTCCCGCTTTAATACAATCGGGTGCACTGCCTGCAAATACCATAGCCTTAGATGCCAGTACCTACACTTTTGATACTAAAACAGCACTTTCGGTTACAAATGATATGATGAAAGGAAGTGCTACACCAAAGGTTAATATCGGTAAGTTGGGACCGTATGCAGGAAAGAATGTCGCTCTGGGATTTAAGTTAAAAAGTACATCAAGATATACTATCAATGAAACGAAAAATAAAGTGGTAATGTATTTTGAGGTTAATAAAATAGCTGGCCCAATTTATTTTCCGGTTTCTCAATCATCAAATCCAGGGAAGTTAGATTTGATGACTACAACCTACTCTGTTAATAATACCGCTAATGAAGTTACTTTTAATATCCCAGTACAGAGGGCTGGAGTAGCCAATTTGGGAACTTTTACAGTAGATGTTACGGTAGATAACAGCATTATTGCAGGCGCTTCTTTGCCGGCAAATACGGTAGCTTTAGATCCTGCAGATTACTCTTTGGAAAATAAAGTGAACATGAACTTGACTACCGGTGTGGTCCAGGGAAATATCCGTCCTAAAATTAAGATTTCAAGTTTGGATAAGTATAGTGGGAAAATTGTTGCATTGGGACTGAAATTGGCGAATGCTTCTCAGTTCACTATAGATCCCAGTAAAGATAAAGCAGTGGTTTATTTTAATGCGGACGCTTTATTGGATGACGTGGTTCCACCTACAAACCAAATAGTGAATTCGGCCTGGCAAATTTTGAAAATCTCTAATAATGATAATGTTAAGTTCACAGTAAATGGCGACGGAAGTGTACTAGCCACTGGTGGTAATAGTGGTCACCAGGGGATTTATCAAGCGATACAAGTTAAAGCCGGTAGAAAATATAAGATTGATATGCGTGTAAAAGGATCTGGAACAACAGATACCTGGTTTGAAGTTTATGTGGGAACACCAGCTCCTGTGCAATTGAGTGATTATAGCAGTGGAGGAAATTTAATGGGGTTAAATACCTGGAGCGGTTGTGGTAAATCTCCTTTTGATGGGCAGCTTTCGGCCATCGCTTGTTCTGGAGCTACACCTAAAGGTGTTTTTACTGCTTCAGCAACGGGAACAATGTATGTGGTTATTCGTTCTGGAGGAGCAAATCTTGGAGCCGATGGAATAACGATTACCAATATAGATTTAAGAAGGATACCTTAG
- a CDS encoding ThuA domain-containing protein, translating to MVASTFKKIILLIICHSVFLQLSFSKSRAHYKFKALVLTERGGQHEGFVSAALVWLEEFSKKENFQITVINHPKEMEKVDLANYKVFIQLNYPPYNWTDKTKQAFENYIDEGHGGWVGFHHATLLGDFDGYPMWNWFSDFMGGIKFKSYIAERATGTVHVEDSKHPIMNGLPTSFDLPDDEWYTFDKNPRDNVHVLANVDESSYNPASNVKMGDHPVIWINHHKKAKNVYFLMGHHANLLKTENFKKIFANAILWAAKK from the coding sequence ATGGTGGCAAGCACATTTAAAAAAATCATTCTCCTTATTATTTGTCATAGTGTCTTTTTGCAATTATCTTTTTCAAAATCCAGAGCACATTACAAATTTAAAGCCTTGGTTCTGACCGAACGGGGCGGACAGCATGAAGGTTTTGTATCAGCGGCTTTGGTATGGTTAGAGGAGTTTTCTAAAAAGGAGAATTTTCAAATCACGGTAATTAACCATCCTAAAGAGATGGAGAAAGTGGACTTAGCTAATTATAAAGTGTTTATACAGCTTAATTATCCGCCATATAACTGGACGGATAAGACCAAGCAAGCTTTTGAAAATTATATTGACGAAGGGCATGGAGGTTGGGTTGGTTTTCATCATGCTACTTTATTGGGGGATTTTGATGGTTATCCCATGTGGAATTGGTTTTCTGATTTTATGGGCGGTATCAAATTCAAGTCTTATATAGCAGAAAGGGCGACTGGAACAGTGCATGTCGAAGATAGTAAACATCCGATAATGAACGGTTTGCCGACTTCATTTGATCTTCCGGATGACGAATGGTATACCTTTGACAAAAATCCTCGAGACAATGTGCATGTTCTGGCGAATGTTGATGAATCCAGTTACAATCCTGCATCTAATGTGAAGATGGGAGATCATCCCGTAATTTGGATTAATCACCATAAAAAAGCGAAGAATGTTTATTTCTTAATGGGGCATCATGCGAATTTATTAAAGACCGAAAACTTTAAGAAAATATTTGCAAACGCTATATTATGGGCAGCCAAAAAATAA